aaaattaaatgtgTAAAAGTTATGTATGGTTTCAATGGGTGGTGAAAGTGAGGTGAGAGAGATCGTGGAGGGCGATGGGTGATGAATTGGAAGCACACCATGCATCTTCTGTAATGAACTGCATCCATGAATcgtccttttcttcttcctcgacACAAGAAGACGAAGGTGGTGGCATGAGAACTTCAGGGGATAAAGTTTCGTAATCATTGACCAAAGTTTGTGATGTTGAATTTGAGTTGTCTATGAATGACaaactgctgctgctgctttgCCCGCTTAGTTGTTCTTCCACTTCCGAACatattccatttttcttgAACACTCTACACAACGCGTAAGAATCCTGCAACCCAATACACAAAAACACTCCAATTTTCATCTCCCTTCTCATTTCTCTCcacttttctatttgtttttttctcatttaatcTTCAATTTAAGCATATTTAAGCATAGAATAACTGgttttaacaaatatatcttttgtTAAGTTATTAGAGGTGGTACGTAATGAAAAAAACTCGTGCAGTAGAGAAAGATTCATTCATTGGGATGATTTTAGTGATGGGAATAAAGTGAAAAGTGGGGAGACATCTTcttacaccaaaaaaaaaagcaaaaagcaAATGATAGGGACTTTTCTTTCGGTTCATTTTGGtagtttatcatttttaatacGATGAGGGAATCCAACTCTCAGAAATAGAATAGATCATCTAAGATGCTGGAAAGACAGAATCAAATCACTGGTTTGTGTGTGTGAGTGTGTGTTTTAAGTCGTATGGGATACCACTTTTGTCTCGTTTGccataacaaaacaaaaccccaACTCAAACTTTATCACTTGAAAGATGATGGTAGAGGTAAGGAATATGTACTCagatcattaatttattttgaaaccGATAGATTCAAAAATGTAATCAACAATAGAGTTTAGTTATTAAGATATCAATACCTGAATACCAGAGCTGTCTTCACAATCCTTGTCGTCGAGGCGATATTCATGCATGACCCAGTCGGTCCTAATGCCTTGAGGGGCTCGGCCTCTATAGTAAACAAGTGTTTTTTTCATCCCAATGGCACGTTGATGAGAAGTCACTCGCCTGTCTTTTCCAGTTGACTTCCAATACCCCGCTCTCGTGGCTCTGTTTGTTCTAAACCCATTTGGATACTTTCTATCTCTCGGACCAAAGAAGTACCATTCCGGGTCTCGACTGGGCAGAAATGACTNaaaaaaaaaaaaaaaaaaaaaaaaaaaaaaaaaaaaaaaaaaaaaaaaaaaaaaaaaaaaaaaaaatatgattgttTCTAGTTTCtcaatttcaagttttcaa
This genomic interval from Cucurbita pepo subsp. pepo cultivar mu-cu-16 chromosome LG20, ASM280686v2, whole genome shotgun sequence contains the following:
- the LOC111782905 gene encoding NAC domain-containing protein 86, which translates into the protein MAPVGLPPGFRFHPTDEELVNYYLKRKISGQVIELDIIPEVDLYKCEPWELSEKSFLPSRDPEWYFFGPRDRKYPNGFRTNRATRAGYWKSTGKDRRVTSHQRAIGMKKTLVYYRGRAPQGIRTDWVMHEYRLDDKDCEDSSGIQDSYALCRVFKKNGICSEVEEQLSGQSSSSSLSFIDNSNSTSQTLVNDYETLSPEVLMPPPSSSCVEEEEKDDSWMQFITEDAWCASNSSPIALHDLSHLTFTTH